The Pseudomonas azotoformans genome has a segment encoding these proteins:
- a CDS encoding asparaginase — MSPSSNVMVLYTGGTIGMQASANGLAPASGFEARMREQLGNQALPAWRFQEMAPLIDSANMTPAYWQRLRTAVVEAVDEGCDGVLILHGTDTLAYSAAAMSFQLLGLLAPVVFTGSMLPAGVPDSDAWENVSGALQALGVGLAPGVHLYFHGAMMAPTRCAKIRSFGRNPFAALNRQGGADPVDAIPHALNYRQPKALAYVGVLPLVPGIGAAQLDAVIGSGIQALILECFGSGTGPSDNPQFLASLQHAQDNGIVVVAITQCHEGGVELDVYEAGSRLRGVGVLSGGGMTREAAFGKLNALLGAGLDSQEVRRLVELDLCGELR; from the coding sequence ATGTCCCCATCTAGCAACGTCATGGTGCTCTACACCGGCGGCACCATTGGCATGCAGGCCAGCGCCAATGGCCTGGCCCCGGCCTCCGGTTTCGAAGCGCGTATGCGTGAGCAGCTCGGCAATCAAGCGCTACCCGCCTGGCGCTTCCAGGAAATGGCCCCGCTGATCGACAGCGCCAACATGACTCCCGCCTACTGGCAGCGCCTGCGCACCGCCGTGGTCGAGGCCGTTGATGAGGGCTGCGATGGCGTACTGATCCTGCACGGCACCGACACCCTGGCCTACAGCGCGGCGGCCATGAGCTTCCAGCTGCTGGGCCTGCTGGCGCCGGTGGTGTTCACCGGCTCCATGCTGCCAGCCGGCGTGCCCGACAGCGATGCCTGGGAAAACGTCAGTGGCGCGTTGCAGGCGTTGGGCGTAGGCCTGGCGCCGGGTGTGCACCTGTACTTCCACGGCGCAATGATGGCGCCCACCCGCTGCGCGAAAATCCGCAGCTTCGGCCGCAACCCGTTCGCGGCGTTGAACCGCCAGGGCGGCGCTGACCCTGTCGATGCCATTCCACACGCCCTGAATTACCGTCAGCCCAAAGCTCTGGCTTACGTCGGCGTGCTGCCGTTGGTGCCGGGCATCGGCGCGGCCCAACTGGACGCAGTGATCGGCAGCGGCATCCAGGCGCTGATCCTCGAATGCTTCGGCAGCGGCACCGGGCCGAGCGACAACCCGCAGTTCCTCGCCAGCCTGCAACACGCGCAGGACAACGGGATCGTGGTGGTGGCCATCACCCAGTGCCATGAAGGCGGCGTTGAGTTGGATGTCTACGAGGCCGGTAGCCGCCTGCGTGGCGTCGGTGTGTTGTCCGGTGGCGGCATGACCCGTGAAGCGGCATTCGGCAAGCTCAACGCACTGCTCGGCGCCGGGCTCGACAGCCAGGAAGTGCGCCGCCTGGTGGAACTGGACCTGTGCGGCGAACTGCGCTGA
- a CDS encoding dermonecrotic toxin domain-containing protein: MTTPSSTYSHQTLTDTLVTQMSTGPAFREVAATLLREQLKDLYPTLDIDPNVTMVGAPLWGIDDGHVVPVDRHYQALTDILAAQAVLAVPALYIEGEHFLTQLPIIEPAVHLPVRILDIAGLINMLAPVMLRAYQQAQMEYWNASEADSGPRWHALSTTLRDFWNVQQAGGLSDDECEMARQLYRTPDYAQRSLNDPQAVKAYVIDIDRIDDDGKVTHLDEHLISVLISKRNGHEVILTHSLLGSFKKYTNLEQLGQDLPQLLSSALGGMKVQWRLVEPGGDFFDYLACAFISLQIMAIGSISFSDLREPGASQQSLTQAPTPQATLSESDLQPYVDALPDWLTEASASDQDAFSRHLKDLATLHSLNRGKRYQDDLSPIQQYTLDQLNAEMLKDHPEASTQWLDNLDIVVRSPVIWGLFPVPGQFDTTQFSLTELALQNLIALPQGVKTLRQRNPQTLPDWLTLDYLESLISRVDIGNTYPAQVKTVLLDDPLESARRQLLYTQHLRIQLPLLALQCKIRDEGGINEQGYRYICALMQAAPADREVDGQTIVIRPLGFVPTRRLDTTPDVVANMFVIGPQDMSAGPCLLYRPLLDKPLSQFPSPDNLLYALQQSISLRESVLAWLPDRTRDDYAQFVFPNNLPSPWAVATFVLDPLKALAMSGPVKLSQNVVIGDLFATLYNANANALVTLADRQSVSNTEARWATFKRIGWAIFNAALPFLGRITGTAAWIWQIMEQLQDVVDAKAHPEQASPWAALADLLLNIGMAITLHCVTHRSPGLANKEKPLPIARPQPPTRLKPEIVRKLATISSDTLGPHDRPLYISGAVNRTPTRLATVLDSFKVTKPDTLGAVNDKAGAHQHLYRGGQHWYAPVGTRWFQVLVDENDTVLIADPTRPERTGPPLIHNSQGQWFVDTRLRLRGGGPKLMTQKARDLAKKKADELREKLKAFENRKKTAQGELQRARSELDEGPSTSVDTLRRTYIRTLETQRTEYESALQMLKEMHIHEPSAEYAPKALSYIKVQTKMTQAAMAEILVNFTPKWRTVYEQLQHQAKTAQARPVEDFREMRDLTGRLLIQLEYMHGRFTELKSLGKDGALLLSTLKSTMPVYTPDDLRAIRVTLNRNLCLPRYTFTTEPAAWVEIDRIIDTADIAVQCLHDTLKESSDRRLDERIDTLSNLIEQFQLIDERLQDFPVEFSENAITDQLLEVRGELTYLQRRAVKTLGVLSTQRSLFRSRPTPPSTPPRPAKQFIHTRYHGLLIGEPRLSSVGLETGLVDIRSPLTNQILSTYHEKSKGVWVVRERTPPPSREPVVLDIQLSINQGQALLDGLPTFLARAKTHANQADRAPFGIEYLYHQHARQLEQAISTIEQALTQHNITEIDVLSTSASGVTKALDAALIDLNQQSNQLVQRTLKAYPPTVSGLEWLKHHNVITIKKTQARRRIKGAKPDYLDEYTIIDRGNDKVLWYAHFHYSTDWTPDKAYLSARLKTPAEHALGAAADSTKGLDRKQAIAFYRSEISLEKARELFFDRPKSTSST; encoded by the coding sequence ATGACCACACCCTCGTCAACCTATTCCCACCAAACCCTCACCGATACGCTCGTCACGCAAATGTCCACCGGACCGGCGTTTCGCGAAGTGGCCGCCACGCTGCTGCGCGAGCAATTGAAGGACTTGTACCCCACCCTCGACATCGACCCGAACGTGACCATGGTGGGCGCCCCGCTCTGGGGCATTGACGATGGCCACGTCGTACCCGTCGACCGCCACTACCAGGCGCTTACCGATATCCTCGCGGCCCAGGCGGTGCTGGCAGTGCCCGCGCTGTATATCGAAGGTGAACACTTCCTGACCCAACTGCCGATCATTGAGCCGGCGGTGCACTTACCAGTGCGCATCCTCGACATCGCTGGCCTCATCAACATGCTGGCACCGGTGATGTTGCGCGCTTATCAACAGGCGCAGATGGAGTACTGGAACGCTTCGGAGGCCGATAGCGGGCCGCGCTGGCACGCGTTGTCCACAACGCTGCGTGATTTCTGGAATGTACAGCAGGCCGGCGGTTTGAGTGACGACGAATGCGAAATGGCACGCCAGTTATACCGCACGCCGGACTACGCACAACGCAGCCTCAACGACCCACAGGCCGTGAAGGCCTATGTGATTGATATCGACCGGATCGACGACGACGGCAAGGTCACTCACCTGGATGAGCATCTGATCAGCGTCTTGATCAGCAAGCGAAACGGCCATGAGGTGATCCTCACCCATTCACTGCTCGGGAGTTTCAAGAAATACACCAACCTTGAGCAACTGGGCCAGGACCTGCCACAACTATTGAGCAGCGCATTGGGGGGGATGAAAGTGCAGTGGCGCCTGGTGGAACCCGGCGGCGATTTTTTCGACTACCTGGCCTGTGCCTTCATCAGCCTTCAGATCATGGCCATTGGCAGTATCAGCTTTTCTGACCTGCGTGAGCCGGGCGCTTCCCAGCAAAGCCTGACACAAGCGCCAACGCCTCAAGCCACGCTCAGTGAGTCCGACTTGCAGCCGTATGTGGATGCCCTGCCCGACTGGCTGACCGAGGCCTCCGCCTCGGACCAGGACGCCTTCTCACGCCATCTCAAGGACCTCGCAACCCTACACAGCTTGAATCGGGGAAAGCGCTATCAAGACGACCTGAGCCCGATCCAGCAATACACCCTGGACCAACTCAACGCCGAGATGCTCAAGGACCACCCCGAAGCCTCGACGCAGTGGCTGGATAACCTTGATATCGTGGTGCGCAGCCCCGTGATCTGGGGCTTGTTCCCGGTGCCCGGACAGTTCGACACCACCCAATTCAGCCTGACCGAGTTGGCCTTGCAGAACCTGATCGCATTGCCCCAGGGCGTCAAAACCCTGCGCCAGCGTAACCCGCAGACACTGCCTGACTGGCTGACCCTCGATTACCTGGAAAGCCTGATCAGCCGTGTCGACATCGGCAACACCTACCCGGCCCAGGTCAAGACAGTACTGTTAGACGATCCCCTGGAATCTGCGCGCCGGCAGTTGCTCTACACCCAGCATTTGCGCATTCAACTGCCGCTGCTGGCCCTGCAATGCAAGATCCGCGACGAAGGTGGGATCAATGAGCAGGGCTATCGCTACATCTGCGCCCTGATGCAGGCCGCCCCCGCCGATCGCGAGGTGGATGGCCAGACTATTGTCATCCGCCCGCTGGGCTTTGTACCGACCCGACGGCTAGACACCACCCCGGACGTGGTCGCCAACATGTTCGTGATCGGCCCCCAGGACATGAGCGCCGGTCCTTGCTTGCTCTATCGGCCGCTGCTCGACAAACCGCTGTCGCAATTTCCGTCACCGGACAATCTGCTCTACGCCCTGCAGCAATCGATAAGCCTGCGCGAATCGGTACTGGCCTGGCTGCCCGACCGCACCCGCGATGACTACGCCCAATTCGTGTTCCCCAACAACCTGCCCTCGCCTTGGGCGGTCGCCACGTTCGTGCTGGACCCGCTCAAGGCCTTGGCGATGAGTGGGCCGGTAAAACTGAGTCAGAACGTCGTGATCGGCGATCTATTTGCCACCCTGTACAACGCCAATGCCAACGCCCTGGTAACCCTGGCTGACCGGCAATCGGTGTCCAATACCGAGGCACGCTGGGCCACGTTCAAGCGCATAGGCTGGGCAATCTTCAACGCCGCCCTGCCGTTTCTCGGGCGCATCACGGGCACGGCGGCCTGGATCTGGCAGATCATGGAGCAACTGCAAGACGTGGTCGACGCCAAGGCACACCCCGAGCAGGCGTCGCCCTGGGCCGCCCTCGCCGACCTGCTGCTGAACATCGGCATGGCCATCACCCTGCACTGCGTTACCCATCGCTCGCCGGGCCTGGCAAACAAAGAAAAACCCTTGCCGATAGCACGTCCTCAACCGCCAACCCGGCTAAAACCGGAAATTGTCCGCAAACTCGCGACGATCAGCTCCGACACCCTGGGGCCACACGACCGTCCCCTGTATATCAGTGGCGCGGTCAACCGCACACCGACGCGACTGGCCACCGTGCTGGACAGTTTCAAAGTGACCAAACCCGACACGCTCGGCGCCGTCAACGACAAGGCAGGGGCCCATCAACATCTGTATCGCGGCGGCCAACACTGGTATGCCCCCGTGGGTACACGCTGGTTCCAGGTGCTGGTGGATGAGAACGACACCGTCTTGATTGCCGACCCCACCCGCCCCGAACGCACCGGCCCGCCCTTGATCCACAACAGCCAGGGCCAATGGTTTGTCGATACGCGCCTGCGCCTACGCGGTGGAGGCCCCAAGCTCATGACCCAGAAGGCCCGGGACCTGGCCAAGAAAAAGGCCGATGAACTGCGCGAGAAACTCAAGGCCTTCGAAAACCGCAAGAAAACCGCACAGGGCGAGTTGCAACGGGCCCGCAGTGAATTGGACGAAGGTCCCTCCACATCGGTCGATACCCTCCGGCGCACCTACATCCGGACCCTGGAGACCCAGCGCACGGAATACGAGTCAGCCCTGCAAATGCTCAAGGAGATGCACATTCACGAGCCCAGCGCCGAATACGCGCCAAAGGCCCTCAGCTACATCAAAGTCCAGACCAAAATGACCCAGGCAGCGATGGCCGAAATCCTCGTCAACTTCACGCCCAAATGGCGCACCGTGTACGAACAACTGCAACACCAGGCCAAAACCGCCCAAGCGCGTCCGGTTGAAGACTTCCGCGAAATGCGCGACCTGACCGGAAGGCTGCTGATTCAGTTGGAGTACATGCACGGCCGCTTCACAGAGCTCAAAAGCCTGGGCAAAGACGGCGCGCTGCTCTTGAGCACCCTGAAAAGCACAATGCCGGTGTATACACCTGATGACCTCAGGGCAATCCGCGTGACGCTCAACCGCAACCTGTGTCTACCCCGGTACACGTTTACCACCGAGCCCGCCGCCTGGGTGGAAATCGATCGGATCATCGACACCGCAGACATCGCCGTTCAATGCTTGCATGACACACTGAAGGAGAGCAGTGACCGCCGGCTGGACGAGCGCATTGACACCTTGAGCAACCTGATCGAGCAATTCCAGTTGATTGACGAGCGCTTGCAAGACTTTCCCGTGGAGTTCTCCGAGAACGCCATCACCGATCAACTGCTCGAAGTGCGGGGAGAATTGACTTACCTCCAGCGGCGCGCCGTCAAAACCCTAGGGGTACTGAGTACGCAAAGAAGTTTGTTCAGAAGCCGCCCCACCCCGCCGTCGACCCCACCGCGCCCGGCGAAACAATTTATCCATACGCGTTACCATGGCCTGCTGATCGGCGAACCGCGCCTGAGCAGTGTCGGCCTGGAAACCGGTCTGGTGGATATTCGCTCACCGCTGACCAATCAGATCCTGTCCACTTACCATGAGAAAAGCAAAGGGGTTTGGGTGGTGCGCGAGCGAACCCCGCCTCCATCCAGAGAGCCGGTGGTATTGGACATACAGCTCAGTATCAACCAGGGCCAGGCATTGCTGGACGGGTTACCGACTTTTCTGGCACGGGCCAAAACCCACGCCAATCAGGCCGACCGTGCACCTTTCGGCATTGAGTACCTGTATCACCAGCATGCCCGGCAACTGGAGCAGGCCATCAGTACCATCGAACAGGCTCTGACACAGCACAACATCACCGAAATCGATGTCTTATCGACCTCTGCCAGCGGCGTGACCAAAGCCCTCGATGCAGCCCTGATCGACCTCAACCAACAGAGCAATCAGCTGGTGCAGAGAACGCTCAAAGCCTACCCGCCCACCGTGTCAGGTCTTGAATGGCTCAAACATCACAACGTGATCACGATCAAAAAGACCCAGGCTCGCCGCCGAATCAAAGGCGCCAAGCCGGATTATCTGGATGAGTACACCATCATCGACCGCGGCAATGACAAGGTGCTTTGGTACGCGCATTTTCACTACAGCACCGATTGGACGCCGGACAAAGCCTACCTGTCTGCCCGGCTGAAAACCCCGGCGGAGCACGCTCTCGGCGCTGCCGCCGATTCGACGAAAGGTCTGGACCGCAAGCAAGCCATCGCGTTCTACCGCAGCGAAATCAGCCTGGAAAAAGCCCGTGAGTTGTTTTTCGATCGGCCAAAATCCACGTCAAGTACCTGA
- a CDS encoding alanine/glycine:cation symporter family protein, translating to MLEVINDFLSGKVLIVLIVGLGGYFTIRSRFVQLRHFFHMFSVFKDSLKSSSDQLSSFQALMLSLAGRVGAGNIAGVGIAVTLGGPGAVFWMWVTALVGMSSSFIECSLGQLYKRTDAEGTYRGGPAYYIQHGLQKRWLGMVMAFLLLVTFGFAFNGLQAHAVTHSLNNAFGLDTTYTGLALAVLLGLVFIGGIKRIASIADLLVPVKTLVYIAVTLYVIVLQFDHVPAMLATIVKSAFGLDQAFGGLVGSAIIMGVKRGVFANEAGLGSAPNVAAVASVEHPIAQGVVQAFSVFLDTFVICTCTALLILLSGFYTPGFEGDGIALTQNSLAAVVGDWGRMFISVALALFVFTSIMYNYYLGESNLRFLVGNNRKVLMGYRALVLVLIFWGSIENLSTVFAFADITMTLLAFVNLFALAFLFKIAMRILNDYDNQRAAGIKTPVFDSSQFPDLDLDRKAWPANPAKPDAAPSAELNAQAQR from the coding sequence ATGCTCGAAGTCATCAACGACTTCCTCTCAGGGAAAGTACTGATCGTGCTCATTGTCGGGCTCGGCGGTTATTTCACGATTCGCTCGCGTTTCGTTCAACTGCGTCACTTTTTCCACATGTTCTCGGTGTTCAAAGACAGCCTGAAGAGCAGCTCCGACCAACTCAGCTCGTTCCAGGCGCTGATGCTCAGCCTGGCTGGCCGCGTGGGTGCCGGTAACATCGCCGGCGTCGGCATTGCCGTGACCCTGGGTGGCCCCGGTGCCGTGTTCTGGATGTGGGTCACCGCGCTGGTAGGCATGTCGTCGAGCTTCATCGAGTGCTCCCTCGGCCAGTTGTACAAGCGCACTGACGCAGAAGGCACCTACCGTGGTGGTCCGGCGTATTACATTCAGCACGGCTTGCAGAAGCGCTGGCTGGGTATGGTCATGGCCTTCCTGTTGCTGGTGACCTTCGGTTTTGCCTTCAACGGCCTGCAAGCCCACGCCGTGACCCACTCGCTGAACAACGCTTTCGGCCTGGACACCACCTACACCGGCCTCGCGCTGGCTGTGCTGTTGGGCCTGGTGTTCATCGGCGGGATCAAGCGTATTGCGTCGATTGCCGACCTGCTGGTGCCAGTCAAGACCCTGGTCTACATCGCAGTGACCCTGTACGTGATCGTGCTGCAATTCGACCACGTGCCGGCCATGCTCGCGACCATCGTCAAGAGCGCCTTCGGCCTCGACCAAGCCTTCGGTGGCCTGGTGGGCAGTGCGATCATCATGGGCGTGAAGCGCGGCGTGTTCGCCAACGAAGCTGGTCTGGGCAGTGCGCCTAACGTGGCGGCGGTGGCTTCTGTAGAGCACCCGATTGCCCAGGGCGTGGTCCAGGCGTTCAGCGTGTTCCTCGACACCTTCGTGATCTGCACCTGTACCGCGCTGCTGATCCTGCTCTCCGGTTTCTACACCCCAGGCTTTGAAGGCGACGGCATTGCCCTGACCCAGAACTCCCTGGCCGCTGTAGTCGGTGACTGGGGCCGCATGTTCATCTCCGTGGCCCTGGCGTTGTTCGTGTTCACCTCGATCATGTACAACTACTACCTCGGCGAGAGCAACCTGCGCTTCCTGGTGGGCAACAACCGCAAGGTGCTGATGGGCTACCGCGCGCTGGTGCTGGTGCTGATTTTCTGGGGTTCCATCGAGAACCTGAGCACCGTGTTCGCCTTCGCCGACATCACCATGACCCTGCTCGCGTTCGTCAACCTGTTCGCCCTGGCGTTCCTGTTCAAGATCGCCATGCGCATCCTGAACGACTACGACAACCAGCGCGCGGCAGGCATCAAGACGCCGGTGTTCGACTCCAGCCAGTTCCCTGACCTGGACCTGGACCGCAAGGCCTGGCCGGCCAATCCGGCAAAACCGGATGCAGCGCCATCCGCTGAACTGAACGCTCAAGCCCAGCGCTGA
- a CDS encoding LysR substrate-binding domain-containing protein, protein MNLESKWLEDFSALAATRSFSQAAERRFVTQPAFSRRIRSLEAALGLTLVNRSRTPVELTAAGQLFLVTARTVVEQLGEVLRHLHHLEGGQGEVMQVAAAHSLALGFFPRWIAQLRNEGLNIATRLVATNVGDAVHALREGGCDLMLAFYDPDAAMQMDSEIFPSLHLGNTEMLPVCAADADGKPLFDLEGEGSVPLLAYSAGAFLGRSVHLLLRQRALRFTTVYETAMADSLKSMALEGLGIAWVPQLSVRAELARGELVVCGGPQWHVPLEIRLYRCALVRKANVRLLWRKLEGGAAQNPAGDR, encoded by the coding sequence ATGAACCTTGAGAGCAAATGGCTGGAAGACTTCAGCGCCTTGGCGGCCACCCGCAGCTTTTCCCAGGCGGCGGAGCGACGCTTTGTCACCCAGCCGGCGTTCAGCCGACGGATCCGCAGCCTGGAAGCGGCGTTGGGGCTGACCCTGGTCAACCGCTCGCGCACACCGGTGGAACTCACGGCGGCGGGGCAGTTGTTCCTGGTGACTGCGCGCACGGTGGTCGAACAGCTCGGTGAAGTGCTGCGCCATTTGCATCACCTGGAAGGCGGGCAGGGCGAAGTCATGCAAGTCGCGGCGGCGCACTCCCTGGCGCTGGGCTTCTTCCCGCGCTGGATCGCACAGTTGCGCAACGAAGGCCTGAACATCGCCACGCGGCTGGTCGCCACCAACGTCGGCGACGCGGTGCATGCCCTGCGCGAGGGCGGTTGCGACTTGATGCTGGCATTCTACGACCCGGATGCGGCGATGCAGATGGACTCGGAAATCTTCCCCTCCCTGCACTTGGGCAACACCGAAATGCTCCCGGTGTGTGCGGCGGATGCCGATGGCAAGCCGTTGTTTGACCTGGAAGGCGAGGGCAGCGTGCCGCTTTTGGCCTACAGCGCGGGTGCTTTTCTCGGCCGCTCCGTGCACTTGCTGTTGCGTCAACGTGCACTGCGCTTTACCACGGTGTATGAAACCGCCATGGCTGACAGCCTCAAGAGCATGGCTCTGGAAGGCTTGGGTATCGCCTGGGTGCCGCAACTGAGCGTGCGGGCGGAGTTGGCCCGAGGTGAGTTGGTGGTGTGCGGCGGGCCGCAATGGCATGTGCCGCTGGAAATCCGCCTGTATCGCTGTGCCTTGGTCCGTAAGGCGAATGTGCGGTTGCTGTGGCGAAAACTGGAAGGTGGAGCAGCGCAGAATCCGGCGGGGGATCGCTGA
- the aspA gene encoding aspartate ammonia-lyase has protein sequence MSSAASFRTEKDLLGVLEVPAQAYYGIQTLRAVNNFRLSGVPISHYPKLVVGLAMVKQAAADANRELGQLSEAKHAAISEACARLIRGDFHEEFVVDMIQGGAGTSTNMNANEVIANIALEAMGHNKGEYQYLHPNNDVNMAQSTNDAYPTAIRLGLLLGHDALLASLDSLIQAFAAKGVEFGHVLKMGRTQLQDAVPMTLGQEFRAFATTLSEDLARLKTLAPELLTEVNLGGTAIGTGINADPRYQALAVQRLATISGQPLVPAADLIEATSDMGAFVLFSGMLKRTAVKLSKICNDLRLLSSGPRTGINEINLPARQPGSSIMPGKVNPVIPEAVNQVAFQVIGNDLALTMAAEGGQLQLNVMEPLIAFKIFDSIRLLQRAMDMLREHCIVGITANEARCRELVEHSIGLVTALNPYIGYENATRIARIALESGRGVLELVREEGLLDDAMLDDILRPENMIAPRLVPLKA, from the coding sequence ATGTCCTCTGCTGCATCATTCCGTACCGAAAAAGACCTGCTTGGCGTACTCGAAGTACCGGCTCAAGCGTATTACGGCATCCAGACCCTGCGAGCGGTGAACAACTTCCGTCTCTCGGGCGTTCCGATTTCGCATTACCCGAAATTGGTGGTCGGTCTGGCAATGGTCAAGCAAGCGGCGGCTGACGCCAACCGCGAGCTGGGTCAGCTCAGCGAAGCCAAGCACGCTGCCATCAGCGAAGCCTGTGCCCGTCTGATCCGCGGCGATTTCCACGAAGAGTTCGTGGTGGACATGATTCAAGGCGGCGCCGGCACTTCAACCAACATGAATGCCAACGAAGTCATCGCCAACATCGCGTTGGAGGCCATGGGCCACAACAAGGGCGAGTACCAGTACCTGCACCCGAACAACGACGTGAACATGGCGCAGTCGACCAACGACGCCTACCCGACCGCGATCCGACTGGGTCTGCTGCTGGGCCATGACGCGCTGCTGGCCAGCCTCGACAGCCTGATCCAGGCCTTCGCCGCCAAAGGCGTCGAATTCGGCCACGTGCTGAAAATGGGCCGCACCCAATTGCAAGACGCCGTGCCGATGACCCTCGGCCAGGAATTCCGCGCCTTCGCCACCACCCTGAGCGAAGACCTGGCCCGCCTGAAAACCCTGGCGCCAGAGCTGTTGACCGAAGTGAACCTGGGCGGCACCGCCATCGGCACCGGCATCAACGCCGACCCGCGCTATCAGGCACTGGCCGTGCAACGCCTGGCCACTATCAGCGGACAGCCGCTGGTGCCGGCCGCCGACCTGATCGAAGCTACCTCCGACATGGGCGCCTTCGTGCTGTTCTCCGGCATGCTCAAGCGTACCGCCGTAAAGCTGTCGAAGATCTGCAACGACCTGCGCCTGCTGTCCAGCGGCCCACGTACCGGGATCAACGAGATCAACCTGCCGGCCCGTCAGCCAGGCAGCTCGATCATGCCCGGCAAGGTCAACCCAGTGATCCCGGAAGCCGTGAACCAGGTGGCATTCCAAGTGATCGGCAACGACCTGGCCCTGACCATGGCAGCCGAAGGCGGCCAACTGCAACTGAACGTGATGGAGCCGCTGATCGCCTTCAAGATCTTCGATTCGATCCGCCTGCTGCAACGCGCCATGGACATGCTGCGCGAGCACTGCATCGTCGGCATCACCGCCAACGAAGCGCGCTGCCGCGAACTGGTCGAGCACTCCATCGGCCTGGTCACTGCACTGAACCCGTACATCGGCTATGAGAACGCCACCCGCATCGCCCGTATCGCTCTTGAAAGCGGCCGTGGCGTGCTGGAATTGGTGCGTGAAGAAGGCTTGCTCGACGACGCCATGCTCGACGACATCCTGCGTCCCGAAAACATGATTGCCCCACGCTTGGTTCCCCTGAAGGCCTAA